The genomic window GCGACCGCACGCACAAGAGACGACATCTGGGAACGTCGGCACAGACAAGCCGTCGCGAgagagcagacgcggcgaagaaggtgaCCTCCAGCTTGCAGCGTGAAACCCGGGCGCCGAAGCAGCCTACCCCCTGGGCTGCGGAGCTCTCatccgcgccagcggcgctcAGTTCGTGATGTCTTTGACATGCTCGCACTTCCTTTCcagcgcgtctcttcttGTGCCCAACACGAGGGCCCCTCTGCCTAAGAGAGCTGCGAGGGCGTGGCCGCCGAAAGGTCAAGCAGGATCGCCGAAAAAAGTCGGTGGAGGTTTGCGAGCCCAAAGAGGTAACCTGTGTCGCGTCCGCTCTCGCTGAAGTTCACGTGTGCAAAGTCCACCATGTAGACCCCGAGGCTGTTGACAATCGCTTCCTCGactcgcgcttcttcgctggcTTCTTCGTGAGGTAAAGGAGCCTGAGACGGGGCGGAACctccctctgctgcagcgtcgcgcgtttccccccccgcgccggcggcgtctcctctaGGCTCCGCTTGcgctcccgcggccgcgctgccgccctggTGCGACTGGAgccccttcgtctctcttgtGTGCgcttcggcctccgcgcagcctcgctcCGTCTGCGATAcctgcgaggaggcgtcactcgctgggcgcgcgacagacgcggcggacgacggcgcggccgcccgtggctgcggcagcggccctgcgtcgaagacgaagaggagactcGAGCCGTAGAAGGAGACTTGCTCTTGTCGCTCGAAGAAGACACGAAGCGTCTCCAGTTTCTCCAGGCACTTTCGGATcaggcggacggcgagccgccgcgagccgttCACGCAGAAGAACTGAGTGAAGACGCGGATGAACTCCGCGTCCTTCGTGACGGCGTACGCGTCTTGCTTCGACAGAACAAACGGCCTCGGCGACGCCAGCACGCCccgctctgcctcgcgctcgcttccCCCCTGCCCGCTCCCACctgccccccgcgcctctcgcgccgcctcgccaaCGGCTTCCTGGAACCCGCCGCGGCACGCGacctcgtcgccgcaggccgtCGTCCCCTGGCggtctcctgcgccgccggcctgtctctctcgggccagccgcggctgcgcctcgcggctgtcaacggccgcggcggacacCCCGCAGACTGAGAAGCCGTGCGAGGCGAAAgatcgctcgcgcgccttcgcctgcatgcgccgcaccTTCTCCAAGTCGGTGCAGCTCCCGTCGTACATTTGCGTGCCCATCTTCACATCCATCACGCACGGTCGCACAAAGTAAGCCACGTCCTCCACCGCAATCGCACAGGCGAACCGCGCGCTCCCCGACGCGCACCgaaacgaaggcgagaagggcgcagacgacgcgacagaagaggagacagcgggatAGACGGGGGAAGATGCGGTGGAAGGCTGGACCGCGAGAGAagggggagacgcagacgagggcaagtgagaagaaggaggctTCGAGGACGAGGCGTGCGCGGAGCGCGTGTCGGGCtgcccgcaggccgcgcgcgcgggctcaGCACGACCGTGTTTGTCATCGGGGCTCGACGCAGGGGAGCAAACCGCCCACGAGTGGGACCAAAAAACCCGCCGGCAGGTCGGCATGAATTTGCTCAGCTCCGTCGCGACGTCAGTCAAGCCAGCAGCCCCAGCTCCAGGCGAGGCCTCACAGCTGCGCGACGATGACACGGCCGAACCAGGCGGGCTCGCTGGAAGCGCTAGCGCGTcgggcggcgtgcgcagaagCTCCATCAGCTGAGAGGGATTGAACGAGAGGGCCGAGGAGTGCAGCGCCTCGTGACGCGGCAGACAGGCTGGGGGCAACAGCGCCTGCACGAAGCGCTCCCGCGAGCGGTGCGGATCGcctgtcgccgtcctctggcTCTTCCAGTGCGCCTGAGGGCCCCAGTTCGGGTTGACGCCCGTCTCGCCCCCGCGACCGCCGACCTGAgtcggctctctctcgccgtcgccaggaggcgagaggcgcaggaagaGTCTCTGCAATTCCGCCAAGATAGTCGCTTTGTGCTGCTCGTGGTcagcctgcgtcgcctcgtccaTCCGCGCGCCCTTTCGAAGGGTtttcgcatgcagctgcgtccAGGTGTAGAACGCCGCCTCGTTCCAGCAGCAGAGCTTCACCAGCTGTCCGGGCTTGATGCACTCTTTCCCTTCCCGCGGCCGGCTGCTGCTTTCTTTGgatcgtcgccgcgccgcacgtTCGCTATCTTCTTGCgagtcgccgtcggcgacgctctgcagcggcgagtccggaggcgcgagcgacggcaaCAGCCAGCGATTTACCCTGCCGCCGACGATCCGACCGCGAACGTGCGACAACAGGCCCGCAgggaagacgcgccgccgcgccaagGCCCCTCCCGACGCGcccggcgacgagggagggaCGGTAGAAGTCGACGAAGCTGGAGGTGACGCTGAGTACCCCGTTGACGTATGTGCGTTTGACGCGTTTGCGGCCTCGTCGGACTCGCTCGGACGCGTGTGCGGCGTTCCTTCGGaactccgcgccgcgcacccTTCCTTCGCCCCTGCGCCCTGACCGCTCGGCCTGAGGTCAGGCTCcgtgccgctctccgcgtctcgcgcgcgactccTCTGCAGAtcttcctcgtccgccgcctccacgacTGACTGTCTTCGGGTTTTCACGATCTTcgggagcggcggaagcgcagGAAGGAAAAGGGGTGGTCCCGCGTGAAGGAGCCGCACGAGGCGCAGCACTTCGTACGTCGCTTGCCGGCAAACGACccagcggcctcgccagccgccgcgctcctcGTCGACCTCGACGCCGCTCCGCGACCCGCAgtgagagggcgacgcagccgcagaagccGGCCGACCGCCACCCCAGGCGTCCGCCCCGCAGGCGGccaacgccgccgcccccgaggaggcggaggaggcaaaggcgaggcggcacgGCTCCAGCGCGACTCCGCAGGAAGcacaggcgaggcgcagccgcaacgcgaggcgcgacgaggccttCCCGGCttgcgagggcgacgccggggaCGCTGTCTCCTGGGGCTCCGCGCGCaggtcctcgccgccctcgcccagCAGGACAGATGAACAAAAGGCGTTGACCCCACGAgtcggcggaagcgacgccgcagacgacggcgagagactcgcgggcgcggcttcAGCGGACCGGGCGCCAGGGGCCACGAGGGAGgtgagcgcgagcggcgacggcggtaagctgagaagcggcgccgagtTGCTCgggagcggcgacggcgggcagCTGGCGACGACCCTCAacgacgagggaggcgcgagcgagagagcggaccgcgagacgccgcacgACCTGCTgcacgacgaggaggacagcgaggcgcgacgcgcggcgggcgagcgcggctgcggcgcgaggggaaacgcgcccgccgccgacacCGCGTCCTCGGGAATTGAAACGAgatcgtcgtcgccttcctctgagACAGTCTCCGACGTCAggggcctctgcagcgcaggcagGGGGCTCGCCAaagcgtcgtcgctctctcgccgtcccCCGGTGTCGGCAGCGTCCGCTGCACGCAGCTCctgcttctctgtcttcttcttggCTTTGCCTGAATCCCGCCGCCCCTTCCGAccgcgggcctctgcgggcgtgCCGCGAGCCCCGTCGGCGAGCCGGGGAGGGACGTCGAGACTCGGACAcaggccggcggcgtcgcggagtGCGACCTCGACCGCGGCCGGAGTCAGCAGAGCCCAGCGCTCTGCAGCGGGCAGGGGGTCGGCGGCGAACTCGGGGAACTTCCGCTTCGCAACAAAGAAGGCGGTGTCGTCTCCAAGATACTCCGAATCGGGGGTCGCCAGCGCGCCCTTGCTCTGAGACGCTCTCGGTCCCGCCTCACACGCGCCCAGGCCGCCGCTCCCCGGCAGCCCGCACGACGAGGGGCctacggcgccgcggacgcgcgagcgcgccgaggccaGACCCGGCTTCTTctcagagagacacagacactTTAGGCAGAAACGCGGCCTCGGCTTGTCGTCGAGGGGGAGAGGTGAAGATGCGAACcacgcagcagacagcgccggcgagggcggaatagctgacgcagctgcctggaagagcggagagacaggaagCGAGATCGTGgcaggcagagacagccgacgagggctcccgcgccgcggcgcgggagcctGGCGGGTCCCGAGCGCTGCAtccgcgcgcggggcgaaCTCTAGCAgagcctcctcgccgcggggcTGAGGCGCTGGTGCTGGGCGGGCGGAGCTGGACGGAGACGAACCGACGACagcggacggcgagaggaagacctCGTCGGCTCTTTTGTCCCAGCCTGCTTGCTGTCCTGCATCCACGCGGCCACCGTCGCCTGTGCTTGTTGGATGGCGACCGCCTTCTTGCACCGTCCGTCCCTCTGCTCTGTCTCCTTGGCTTCGGTCTCTGAATTGCCCCGCTATCGTCCTAGtgccggcgccctcgtcgtttgcgcgcgaggcgttgCCGCCTTCTGTCGCCGCTGGATCTGTGCCCGCGGCTGAGTCTGCGtggctcgcgtcgccttcctgtGGCGGGTTCACCTTCGGGGTTGCGgaacgcggcgcctcgtcgtcgcccagcCTCAGCAGCTCCTCTACGCAGGCCTCCACGCAGTTCGCAAGCACATCAACGGCGTAGCCGCcctcgaggaagaagagggcgtgCCCGTCGCACAGGAGATCGGCAAGCCGACAGACCTGGCGTGTCATCCAGCCGAAGGCGGCCGACgacaggcagcagccgcccagcgggtcgcccgcggcggcatcgaagcccgcggagacgagaaTCGCCTGCGGCCGGAACGCCgtgagcgccggcgcgaaaATGCCGCAGAACGTCCAGAACATATCCGCGTCGCCGAATCCGCGAGACAGCGGCACGTTAACCGAGTAGCCACGCCCCGGTCCCACGCCGGTCTCGGTCCAAGATCCAGTCCCGGGGTaaaacgaaaaagaagaggaggaagaagttGAGGAAACAGAAGAGCAAGAAGAGGAACACGATGATTCTGGATAAGACGCGAGAGCGGTGGACGGAGTCGACGGCGTAGAGGAGGGAGGcccggccgcagcggagagcgcgagagtaTCGCGACTCCGCGTGCCGGAGGGTGGGgccttcgctttctcgtATCGATGAACAGAGAGATACAGCACCGACGACGAACTGTAAAAGAGCTCTTGAGTCCCGTCCCCATGGTGAACATCCCAGTCGAGGATCGctacgcgcgcgaggccatGGACATCCAGCAGGTACCGCGCAGCGAGTGCGACATTGTTGTAGATGCAAAATCCTGAACACCGCGAGCAGACAGCCAGAGACAAACACATCTTTTCACCGAAAACTGCGTCCCGTAGACGCGAAATTCGGCTTCGGGATACCACCGCgtgcccgccgctgccgagaGTAGTTCTGGCTCTCATTGCGGGCGGCACGCAGCACACACGTAGACGCTAAACCCTGAGCGCCTACGGCGAAAAGACCTCAAACACTCGCCCCGAGGAAACTCCGACCCCGCACAGAGGAGCCGGAGCCGAGTGGAaagggcgagagagcggaagaaggaTGAGGACAGGTAGGTGCGTCGCGATTAGGGTTTGGGATCTACGTCGGTCTAAGTGCTCGGTCCAGTGACGCGAACTTGACGCTAAATAGCAATAAGcaacagacagacagacgccgcaggtGCGCGAGAGCTCGAACGTTTTTAGGCGGGGttgagaagaagacagacgaCTCTCTTCTTTAGGCTGTATGGGAAGGCCGGTACAGCACGCACTCCTACTGGGTttcagctgcagaagcgaaaGCCTTTCTAGTCTCCTGCGGCCATTCATTTCTCACGCCTGGGGGTTACCTGCAGCCTCTTTAGCGCACGCATGGTGACCCGGGGGTCGAATCAGCGCAAAGCCTCTTTTAACGCGCTTCGCGGTCATCTCGAAACCTCTGCATCCGCCTCCAGATCCTCCCCCAGACGACCGTCTCGCCTGgccggcgtcgtcggccGTTCCGTCACTCGTCTCCCCTTCTCTCTGGACTTTGTCGCCTTCGGACCTGCCGCCTGTGCacccgtctgcggcggcctcgcagcgaCTTTTGGGCGAGCGCACCTTGGGCTTGTCGCCTCTTTTCTTCCCTCCCGCGCCCGTCGAGGGCGGCCCTAGCACGAGGTCGCAGAGCGCCAAGGCAGCCCCCGCCGCGAGTCTCGCTGTATGAGACGTCCGCGGACAGATGAACGTGTCGCTGCCGAAGGGAAATGTGTAGGCCCTCGATGCTCCAGACGACGCCTCCGGgaccgcagacgcctccgcgtcgtctccaatcgcggcgacggccgtctcgcttcgcggcgcgaggcccggcgaaggcgccgcacgAGACACAGACGACGCAGT from Besnoitia besnoiti strain Bb-Ger1 chromosome XIII, whole genome shotgun sequence includes these protein-coding regions:
- a CDS encoding hypothetical protein (encoded by transcript BESB_030940); the encoded protein is MATRPADPRDEAQSACPGAEAAEDASGESESPGAAREIRLSRAPSSAPYSAPSPSIALLIDEADMASPVSHAGPEAHPETPQRIAGILEALVRRGWIRREGGAGRARGERGRAECPTDPDELEHAAGVGSSRRRAASPPPSSAPPRAEASPVGFVSACPNLVVVPCGRLATDDELGTCHASDYISRIDAFSPAQASRAPLATVPLQRAAAAFAARRSRGEQAGRETPGGGKGQTKKGSASAAAGALPGRLRKGRKSFSGRPEAAASRPSAEGPPGSAAAVSTASSSAEALAPPCASLTSSTASSVSRAAPSPGLAPRSETAVAAIGDDAEASAVPEASSGASRAYTFPFGSDTFICPRTSHTARLAAGAALALCDLVLGPPSTGAGGKKRGDKPKVRSPKSRCEAAADGCTGGRSEGDKVQREGETSDGTADDAGQARRSSGGGSGGGCRGFEMTAKRVKRGFALIRPPGHHACAKEAAGFCIYNNVALAARYLLDVHGLARVAILDWDVHHGDGTQELFYSSSSVLYLSVHRYEKAKAPPSGTRSRDTLALSAAAGPPSSTPSTPSTALASYPESSCSSSCSSVSSTSSSSSFSFYPGTGSWTETGVGPGRGYSVNVPLSRGFGDADMFWTFCGIFAPALTAFRPQAILVSAGFDAAAGDPLGGCCLSSAAFGWMTRQVCRLADLLCDGHALFFLEGGYAVDVLANCVEACVEELLRLGDDEAPRSATPKVNPPQEGDASHADSAAGTDPAATEGGNASRANDEGAGTRTIAGQFRDRSQGDRAEGRTVQEGGRHPTSTGDGGRVDAGQQAGWDKRADEVFLSPSAVVGSSPSSSARPAPAPQPRGEEALLEFAPRADAALGTRQAPAPRRGSPRRLSLPATISLPVSPLFQAAASAIPPSPALSAAWFASSPLPLDDKPRPRFCLKCLCLSEKKPGLASARSRVRGAVGPSSCGLPGSGGLGACEAGPRASQSKGALATPDSEYLGDDTAFFVAKRKFPEFAADPLPAAERWALLTPAAVEVALRDAAGLCPSLDVPPRLADGARGTPAEARGRKGRRDSGKAKKKTEKQELRAADAADTGGRRESDDALASPLPALQRPLTSETVSEEGDDDLVSIPEDAVSAAGAFPLAPQPRSPAARRASLSSSSCSRSCGVSRSALSLAPPSSLRVVASCPPSPLPSNSAPLLSLPPSPLALTSLVAPGARSAEAAPASLSPSSAASLPPTRGVNAFCSSVLLGEGGEDLRAEPQETASPASPSQAGKASSRLALRLRLACASCGVALEPCRLAFASSASSGAAALAACGADAWGGGRPASAAASPSHCGSRSGVEVDEERGGWRGRWVVCRQATYEVLRLVRLLHAGPPLFLPALPPLPKIVKTRRQSVVEAADEEDLQRSRARDAESGTEPDLRPSGQGAGAKEGCAARSSEGTPHTRPSESDEAANASNAHTSTGYSASPPASSTSTVPPSSPGASGGALARRRVFPAGLLSHVRGRIVGGRVNRWLLPSLAPPDSPLQSVADGDSQEDSERAARRRSKESSSRPREGKECIKPGQLVKLCCWNEAAFYTWTQLHAKTLRKGARMDEATQADHEQHKATILAELQRLFLRLSPPGDGEREPTQVGGRGGETGVNPNWGPQAHWKSQRTATGDPHRSRERFVQALLPPACLPRHEALHSSALSFNPSQLMELLRTPPDALALPASPPGSAVSSSRSCEASPGAGAAGLTDVATELSKFMPTCRRVFWSHSWAVCSPASSPDDKHGRAEPARAACGQPDTRSAHASSSKPPSSHLPSSASPPSLAVQPSTASSPVYPAVSSSVASSAPFSPSFRCASGSARFACAIAVEDVAYFVRPCVMDVKMGTQMYDGSCTDLEKVRRMQAKARERSFASHGFSVCGVSAAAVDSREAQPRLARERQAGGAGDRQGTTACGDEVACRGGFQEAVGEAAREARGAGGSGQGGSEREAERGVLASPRPFVLSKQDAYAVTKDAEFIRVFTQFFCVNGSRRLAVRLIRKCLEKLETLRVFFERQEQVSFYGSSLLFVFDAGPLPQPRAAAPSSAASVARPASDASSQVSQTERGCAEAEAHTRETKGLQSHQGGSAAAGAQAEPRGDAAGAGGETRDAAAEGGSAPSQAPLPHEEASEEARVEEAIVNSLGVYMVDFAHVNFSESGRDTGYLFGLANLHRLFSAILLDLSAATPSQLS